One Planktothrix sp. FACHB-1365 DNA segment encodes these proteins:
- a CDS encoding diguanylate cyclase — translation MTSLLKYPTQTNILIVDDTPDNLRLLAKILESQGYIVRKSLNGRMALQGVQRDPPNLILLDINMPEMNGYEICEKLKASESTAYIPVIFISALERLEDKVRAFELGGVDYITKPFQEQEVLVRVKNQLLIQQQHQQLIEQNQRLEQEIKDRLKAEAEVRKLSLTDDLTGLYNRRGFFLLAEQQLKIARRTQTPCCVLFADLDGLKKINDTLGHELGDRVIRDAAEILKESFRDADIVARLGGDEFSLFLPGGESHSTDFQARLQTNVDYFNLTSNRAYILSISMGVQPCDLNQDYSLEQWISKADKLMYEHKQMKYLKNHV, via the coding sequence ATGACAAGTCTACTCAAATACCCAACTCAAACGAATATTTTGATTGTGGATGATACACCAGATAATTTACGCTTGTTAGCCAAAATTTTAGAGTCTCAGGGTTATATTGTTCGGAAATCTCTGAATGGGAGAATGGCGCTTCAAGGGGTGCAGCGTGATCCGCCGAATCTGATTTTACTGGATATTAATATGCCGGAGATGAATGGGTATGAAATTTGTGAAAAGTTAAAAGCATCGGAATCGACGGCTTACATTCCTGTGATTTTTATTAGTGCCCTGGAACGTTTGGAAGATAAGGTGCGGGCTTTTGAATTGGGGGGTGTGGATTATATTACAAAACCGTTTCAAGAACAGGAAGTTTTAGTCCGGGTTAAAAATCAATTATTAATTCAACAACAACATCAACAATTAATTGAACAAAATCAACGGTTAGAACAAGAAATTAAAGATCGGTTGAAAGCGGAAGCAGAAGTGAGAAAATTGTCTTTAACCGATGATTTAACGGGACTTTATAATCGACGAGGCTTTTTTTTACTCGCAGAACAACAATTAAAAATTGCCCGACGCACCCAAACACCTTGCTGTGTTTTATTCGCGGATTTAGATGGGTTGAAGAAAATTAATGATACCCTCGGACATGAATTGGGAGACCGAGTAATTCGGGATGCGGCTGAAATTCTCAAGGAAAGCTTTCGAGATGCTGATATTGTGGCGCGACTGGGGGGAGATGAATTTTCTCTTTTTCTTCCGGGTGGAGAAAGTCATTCAACGGATTTTCAGGCTCGGTTACAAACTAATGTTGATTACTTTAATCTAACGTCAAATCGGGCTTATATTCTTTCTATTAGTATGGGTGTACAACCCTGCGATTTAAATCAAGATTATTCCCTGGAACAATGGATTTCCAAAGCTGACAAATTAATGTATGAACATAAACAGATGAAATATTTAAAAAATCATGTTTGA
- a CDS encoding pentapeptide repeat-containing protein → MSLLDFVETSHGASLHGASLHGASLHGASLHGASLHGAQT, encoded by the coding sequence ATGAGTTTGCTGGATTTTGTAGAGACGAGCCATGGCGCGTCTCTGCATGGCGCGTCTCTGCATGGCGCGTCTCTGCATGGCGCGTCTCTGCATGGCGCGTCTCTGCATGGCGCTCAAACATGA